A genomic segment from Legionella micdadei encodes:
- a CDS encoding carboxyl transferase domain-containing protein: MTKIISQLNPASNEFKENQANMQGLLEALQTVVRKIAQGGDEKARHRHLKHGKLLPRERLQQLLDPGSPFLELSQLAAYEVYEDNVPAAGIITGIGQVSGTECMIVVNDATVKGGTYYPITVKKHLRAQDIARANHLPCIYLVDSGGAFLPRQDEVFPDRDHFGRIFYNQATLSAENIPQIAVVMGSCTAGGAYVPAMADESIMVKNQATIFLGGPPLVKAATGEIISAEELGGADVHCRHSGVADHYAENDAHALHLARVAISNLNRKKPETLTRIQSREPLYDANELNGIVPVDPRKPFDIREVIARIVDASEFDEFKALYGTTLVCGFAHLFGYPIGIIANNGILFSESALKGAHFIELCCQRKIPLVFLQNITGFMVGSKYEAGGIAKHGAKMVTAVANAQVPKFTVIVGGSFGAGNYAMCGRAYDPRFLWSWPNTRISVMGGEQAANVLAQINRDKCIKHGTPWPAEEEEAFKAELRAQYEKQGNPYYASARLWDDGVIAPEDTRRILGLSLSAALNAPIQTTRFGVFRM; this comes from the coding sequence ATGACTAAAATTATCAGTCAGTTAAATCCCGCCAGTAATGAATTCAAAGAAAATCAAGCAAATATGCAGGGCTTGCTTGAAGCACTGCAAACTGTGGTTAGGAAAATTGCTCAAGGAGGGGATGAAAAAGCCCGACATAGGCATTTGAAACACGGAAAACTACTACCACGTGAACGTTTGCAGCAATTACTTGATCCGGGCAGCCCCTTTCTCGAGCTGTCGCAGCTTGCCGCCTATGAAGTTTATGAAGACAATGTTCCGGCAGCCGGAATTATTACCGGTATTGGTCAAGTTTCAGGCACCGAATGCATGATTGTGGTCAATGATGCCACTGTTAAAGGTGGAACTTATTACCCTATAACAGTTAAAAAGCATCTGCGCGCGCAAGATATAGCGAGGGCAAATCATCTCCCCTGCATTTATTTGGTAGACTCTGGCGGTGCTTTCCTACCAAGACAAGATGAAGTTTTTCCAGATCGTGACCACTTCGGGCGTATTTTTTATAATCAAGCCACGCTCTCTGCCGAAAATATACCGCAAATTGCCGTCGTGATGGGCTCTTGTACCGCTGGAGGAGCTTATGTACCAGCAATGGCTGATGAGTCGATCATGGTGAAAAATCAAGCGACAATTTTCCTCGGTGGCCCCCCACTTGTGAAAGCCGCGACAGGTGAAATCATTAGCGCTGAAGAGCTTGGCGGAGCGGACGTTCATTGCCGTCACTCAGGGGTTGCTGATCACTATGCTGAAAATGACGCTCACGCCTTACATCTAGCAAGAGTCGCAATCAGCAATTTGAATCGTAAAAAGCCAGAAACACTTACCCGCATTCAAAGCCGTGAGCCTCTTTATGATGCTAATGAGCTCAACGGTATCGTCCCCGTCGATCCGCGCAAACCTTTTGATATTCGTGAAGTCATTGCCAGAATTGTCGATGCCTCTGAGTTTGATGAATTTAAAGCGCTTTACGGTACAACTTTAGTCTGTGGGTTTGCCCATCTTTTCGGCTATCCGATAGGGATTATCGCTAATAATGGGATATTATTCAGTGAAAGTGCGCTAAAAGGGGCTCATTTTATTGAGTTATGCTGCCAACGCAAAATCCCATTAGTCTTTTTACAAAACATCACGGGTTTCATGGTGGGAAGTAAATATGAAGCAGGCGGCATCGCCAAACATGGCGCCAAAATGGTTACTGCTGTAGCCAATGCCCAAGTACCTAAATTCACTGTGATTGTAGGGGGTAGTTTCGGTGCTGGAAACTATGCCATGTGCGGGCGCGCCTATGATCCACGTTTCCTATGGTCGTGGCCTAACACGCGGATTTCAGTCATGGGCGGCGAGCAAGCGGCTAACGTTCTTGCTCAAATTAATCGAGATAAATGCATCAAGCATGGTACACCTTGGCCTGCAGAAGAGGAAGAAGCTTTTAAAGCCGAACTGCGCGCACAATACGAGAAGCAAGGTAATCCCTATTATGCCAGTGCCAGGTTGTGGGATGATGGCGTTATTGCTCCCGAAGACACACGAAGAATTTTAGGGTTGAGCCTATCGGCTGCCTTAAATGCACCGATTCAAACAACTCGTTTTGGTGTATTTCGCATGTAA
- a CDS encoding thiolase family protein — MEQNEIVIVAAKRTPMGNMLGALSPLSAPELGAVAHQAAMAQAKLSPADIDEVISGCVLQAGIGQAPARQAAIKAGIPNSANATTINKMCGSGMKAVMLAHDLLKAGSANVILASGMESMSNAPYLLSKARAGYRLGHGELKDHMFLDGLEDAYERGQLMGCFAEATASHFQFSRQQQDEFAARSLMRALQAQQNNAFAEEIAPVTIVDRKGEIVVKQDESPDESKLAKISQLRPAFKADGTVTAANSSSISDGAASLILMTAAYAKKRGLQPLARIIAHASHAQAPQWFTTAPVDAIRKVLNKAGWHPGQVDLYEINEAFAVVAMAAITQLELDHEKVNIHGGACALGHPIGASGARIIVTLMHALKQKQKIRGIASLCIGGGEATAIAIEMM, encoded by the coding sequence ATGGAACAAAATGAAATTGTAATTGTTGCAGCAAAAAGAACGCCGATGGGGAATATGCTTGGCGCATTATCCCCTTTATCAGCCCCAGAATTAGGTGCTGTTGCCCACCAAGCAGCAATGGCCCAAGCAAAACTGTCACCAGCTGATATTGATGAGGTCATCAGCGGCTGTGTGCTACAAGCGGGGATTGGCCAAGCACCAGCAAGGCAAGCGGCTATCAAAGCAGGTATTCCTAATTCAGCAAACGCCACAACCATTAATAAAATGTGTGGTTCAGGTATGAAAGCTGTGATGTTAGCCCATGATTTACTTAAAGCAGGCTCAGCCAATGTTATTCTTGCAAGCGGAATGGAAAGCATGAGTAATGCACCCTACTTGTTAAGTAAAGCACGTGCTGGCTACCGATTAGGACATGGTGAGCTGAAAGATCACATGTTTTTAGATGGGTTAGAGGATGCGTATGAACGGGGTCAATTAATGGGTTGTTTTGCAGAAGCAACAGCCAGCCACTTTCAATTTTCTCGTCAACAACAAGATGAGTTCGCTGCCCGCTCTTTGATGCGTGCATTACAGGCGCAGCAAAATAACGCATTTGCGGAAGAAATTGCTCCTGTAACCATTGTTGATCGTAAAGGTGAGATCGTGGTCAAACAAGATGAAAGCCCTGACGAAAGCAAACTTGCCAAAATCAGCCAACTACGACCCGCTTTCAAAGCAGACGGCACAGTGACCGCAGCAAATTCAAGCTCGATTTCTGACGGGGCTGCGAGCTTGATTTTAATGACTGCTGCTTATGCAAAAAAACGTGGGCTGCAACCTCTCGCTCGAATTATCGCTCATGCTAGCCATGCCCAAGCTCCTCAATGGTTTACTACTGCTCCTGTCGATGCCATACGCAAGGTTTTAAACAAAGCGGGTTGGCATCCAGGTCAGGTTGATTTGTATGAGATTAATGAGGCCTTTGCCGTTGTCGCTATGGCTGCCATTACCCAGCTTGAACTGGATCATGAAAAAGTTAATATTCATGGGGGGGCTTGTGCATTGGGCCATCCAATTGGTGCTTCCGGAGCACGAATTATTGTGACATTAATGCATGCGTTAAAACAAAAACAAAAAATACGCGGTATCGCTTCTTTATGCATTGGCGGAGGGGAAGCTACAGCAATTGCTATAGAAATGATGTGA
- a CDS encoding isovaleryl-CoA dehydrogenase — protein sequence MHTGLQYLLGETYDILRDSVYHFAQKEIAPLAAKIDIENSFPNQIWRKLGEMGLLGITVSEEYGGANMGYLGHAIAMEEISRASASVGLSYGAHSNLCVNQIYLNGNTEQKRRYLPKLISGEHVGALAMSESNSGSDVVSMQLNASYQGDKFILNGTKMWITNGPDADVLVVYAKTNKQAASKGITAFIIEKGFKGFRTAQKLDKLGMRGSNTCELVFEDCEVPRENVLGEIDKGVTVLMSGLDYERTVLAAGPIGIMQACMDVVLPYVHERKQFNQPIGEFQFIQGKLADMYTELSASRAYLYTVARACDQGKVSRKDAAGVILYTAERATQMALQAIQILGGNGYINEYPTGRLLRDAKLYEIGAGTSEIRRMLIGRELFKETA from the coding sequence ATGCATACCGGTTTACAGTACCTACTTGGTGAAACATACGACATATTGCGCGATAGCGTTTATCATTTTGCACAAAAAGAGATAGCCCCTCTCGCTGCTAAAATTGACATCGAGAATTCCTTTCCTAATCAAATATGGCGAAAATTAGGCGAGATGGGCTTACTTGGGATTACTGTTAGCGAGGAGTACGGCGGGGCAAACATGGGATACCTCGGCCATGCGATTGCCATGGAAGAAATATCACGTGCTTCAGCCTCGGTTGGATTAAGTTATGGAGCTCATTCAAATCTGTGCGTTAACCAAATTTACTTAAACGGCAATACTGAGCAAAAACGTCGCTATCTGCCTAAATTGATCAGTGGGGAACACGTAGGCGCCTTAGCCATGAGCGAATCCAATTCGGGTTCTGATGTCGTCAGCATGCAACTTAATGCTTCTTATCAAGGCGATAAATTCATCCTCAACGGCACCAAAATGTGGATTACTAATGGTCCTGATGCTGACGTATTGGTAGTCTATGCGAAAACAAATAAGCAAGCGGCAAGTAAAGGGATCACAGCTTTTATTATCGAAAAGGGATTTAAGGGTTTTCGCACAGCACAAAAACTCGATAAACTGGGTATGCGTGGCTCCAATACTTGTGAACTTGTCTTTGAAGACTGTGAAGTCCCCAGAGAAAACGTGCTTGGCGAGATTGACAAGGGCGTCACAGTATTGATGAGTGGTCTTGATTACGAACGAACAGTGTTAGCGGCCGGCCCCATCGGCATCATGCAAGCCTGTATGGATGTTGTGCTACCTTATGTCCACGAACGCAAGCAATTCAACCAACCCATCGGAGAATTTCAATTTATCCAAGGTAAATTGGCTGACATGTATACTGAATTAAGTGCTTCACGTGCCTACCTCTATACGGTAGCCCGCGCATGTGACCAGGGCAAAGTGAGCCGGAAGGATGCAGCTGGAGTGATTTTATATACCGCAGAAAGGGCGACACAAATGGCGCTACAAGCCATTCAAATCCTTGGTGGTAATGGGTATATCAATGAATATCCAACAGGCCGATTGCTGCGCGATGCAAAGCTCTATGAAATTGGTGCGGGTACGTCCGAAATTAGACGAATGCTAATTGGACGTGAACTTTTTAAAGAAACTGCTTAA
- a CDS encoding quinone-dependent dihydroorotate dehydrogenase, whose product MYSSIRPFLFCLDAEKAHGFTLSALHWLPRCCFKQPVGREVTAMGLKFPHPIGLAAGLDKNGEHLDALSKIGFSFIEIGTVTPYPQIGNPKPRLFRLPKAAAIINRMGFNNLGVDVLIENVKKANYRGILGINIGKNKDTPLTRAAGDYLHCLRKIYQHASYITINISSPNTPDLRLLQQQKFFSDLIGKLCEEQKRLADSHQRFVPLVIKLSPDEPDETLKEIANIIVELGVSGIIATNTSCEREGVSSLPYGTEQGGLSGRPIAKRATHCLRVLKQVVGNDVALIGVGGIDSPEIAQDKINAGANLLQVYTGLIYQGPGLVAELAASLR is encoded by the coding sequence ATGTATTCTTCAATTCGACCTTTTTTGTTTTGTTTGGACGCAGAAAAGGCGCATGGTTTTACTTTGTCGGCTTTGCACTGGTTACCCCGATGTTGTTTTAAACAACCTGTGGGTAGGGAAGTAACTGCCATGGGTTTAAAATTTCCTCACCCAATTGGTTTGGCAGCCGGCTTAGACAAAAACGGTGAACATCTCGATGCTTTAAGTAAAATTGGGTTTTCCTTTATCGAAATCGGAACAGTGACACCCTATCCTCAAATCGGGAATCCTAAACCACGCCTGTTTCGTTTACCTAAAGCGGCTGCGATTATTAATCGGATGGGATTTAATAATCTCGGCGTCGACGTATTAATCGAAAATGTAAAAAAGGCAAATTATCGTGGTATTTTAGGGATTAATATTGGGAAAAATAAAGATACCCCTTTAACAAGGGCAGCAGGAGATTATCTGCATTGTTTACGTAAAATTTATCAACATGCCTCTTATATCACAATCAATATTTCTTCGCCGAATACTCCTGATTTACGCTTGCTTCAGCAGCAAAAATTTTTTAGTGATTTGATTGGCAAGTTGTGCGAAGAGCAAAAACGCTTAGCAGATAGTCATCAACGCTTCGTCCCGTTAGTGATCAAATTATCCCCTGATGAGCCGGATGAAACACTGAAAGAAATAGCGAATATTATCGTCGAATTAGGTGTTTCTGGGATTATTGCAACTAATACTAGTTGTGAACGAGAAGGGGTCTCTTCCTTGCCCTATGGAACTGAACAGGGAGGGTTAAGCGGGCGTCCTATCGCAAAACGCGCTACCCATTGTTTGCGTGTATTAAAGCAAGTGGTTGGTAATGACGTGGCTTTGATAGGTGTCGGAGGCATAGACAGTCCAGAAATTGCTCAGGATAAAATAAATGCAGGAGCTAATCTGCTGCAAGTTTATACCGGTTTGATTTATCAAGGACCTGGTTTAGTGGCTGAATTAGCGGCAAGTTTAAGGTAA
- the msbA gene encoding lipid A export permease/ATP-binding protein MsbA, with amino-acid sequence MNKKPLGKTGPLYRRLLSYVKPFWLVLLLGIFANILYSLIDAGFTYMMRPFLDKGLIHIDMVFVKKIPFIVLIGITVRGLVSSLGSYCMTWVARSVVKVLRQRVFAHIVRLPADYYDEATSGQLLSKILYDVEQVAQVSADALTDFVQNTCLVIGLLTVMFVICWQLSLMFLLTVPFVGLIVSYTNKRVRRISHKVQKSMGEVTEIAGEVIEGYRVVRVFGGEQHEIDKFNQATEISRKNDMKVAISKAINVSGVQFVIAVGIAVIILAAIQLATVITITAGSFLAIIAAMLQLIKPMKTLTTLNATIQRGLAGAESVFDLLDKPIESTKGTKLTKRVQGAIEFERVSYAYRQGQPVLHDVSFSIAPGETVALVGHSGSGKTTIASLLPRFYELKQGRIILDGKSIQEITLASLREQIALVSQNVTLFNDSLANNIAYGRFDVTREQIEQAANFAFADEFIRRLPNGYDTRIGENGVLLSGGQRQRIAIARAILKDAPILILDEATSALDSESERYIQAALERIMKTRTTLVIAHRLSTIKGANKIIVMKQGHVVEQGTHQQLLELDGHYAQLYRVQKLGTEHEKVIA; translated from the coding sequence ATGAATAAAAAGCCTCTCGGTAAAACCGGTCCGTTATATCGTCGTCTGCTTTCCTATGTTAAACCCTTTTGGCTTGTCCTGTTGTTAGGCATATTTGCTAATATCCTTTATTCCCTTATTGATGCAGGTTTTACCTACATGATGCGCCCCTTTCTTGATAAGGGATTAATCCATATCGATATGGTCTTTGTTAAGAAGATTCCTTTTATTGTATTAATAGGGATTACTGTACGAGGATTAGTCAGTTCGTTAGGTAGTTATTGCATGACTTGGGTTGCTCGCTCTGTGGTAAAAGTTCTGCGTCAGCGTGTTTTTGCCCATATTGTGAGACTGCCTGCTGATTATTACGACGAGGCCACCTCAGGACAACTTCTCTCCAAAATTCTTTACGATGTGGAGCAAGTGGCGCAAGTCAGTGCAGATGCTTTAACAGATTTTGTGCAAAACACCTGTTTAGTGATCGGTCTTTTAACCGTCATGTTTGTGATTTGCTGGCAATTATCATTGATGTTCTTATTAACCGTTCCATTTGTAGGATTGATTGTCAGTTATACCAATAAACGTGTACGTCGGATTAGTCATAAGGTGCAAAAATCCATGGGGGAAGTCACTGAAATTGCCGGTGAAGTTATCGAGGGTTATCGGGTGGTACGTGTGTTTGGCGGTGAACAGCATGAGATAGATAAGTTCAATCAAGCCACTGAAATTTCACGCAAAAATGACATGAAAGTCGCGATCTCCAAAGCAATCAATGTTTCTGGTGTGCAGTTCGTGATTGCAGTGGGGATTGCTGTCATTATTTTGGCCGCGATTCAGCTAGCTACAGTCATCACAATTACGGCAGGTTCTTTTCTAGCGATCATCGCCGCAATGTTGCAACTCATTAAACCAATGAAAACGTTAACGACGCTCAATGCGACTATCCAGCGCGGTTTAGCGGGGGCTGAAAGCGTATTTGATTTGCTTGATAAGCCTATTGAGAGTACTAAAGGCACGAAATTAACGAAAAGGGTGCAAGGAGCGATCGAGTTTGAGCGAGTGAGCTATGCTTACCGTCAAGGGCAGCCTGTGCTGCATGATGTGAGCTTTAGTATTGCCCCCGGTGAAACAGTCGCTTTGGTAGGCCATTCGGGTAGTGGTAAGACGACCATTGCCAGCCTATTGCCTCGATTTTACGAACTCAAACAAGGGCGGATCATTCTGGATGGTAAATCAATCCAGGAAATAACCTTAGCTAGTCTACGAGAGCAAATTGCTCTAGTTAGCCAAAATGTCACTTTATTTAACGATAGTTTGGCGAATAACATTGCTTATGGGCGTTTCGATGTCACTCGTGAGCAAATTGAACAAGCTGCAAATTTTGCTTTTGCAGATGAGTTTATTAGGCGGTTGCCCAATGGTTATGACACTCGTATTGGAGAAAATGGTGTTCTTCTGTCAGGTGGGCAGAGGCAAAGGATAGCCATTGCTCGTGCCATATTAAAAGATGCACCAATTTTGATTCTCGATGAAGCCACTTCAGCGCTTGACAGTGAATCGGAGCGTTATATCCAGGCTGCATTAGAGCGAATAATGAAAACTCGAACCACCTTAGTTATCGCCCATCGCTTGTCAACAATTAAAGGGGCTAATAAAATTATTGTTATGAAACAAGGACATGTGGTAGAGCAGGGCACGCATCAGCAATTACTGGAATTAGACGGCCATTATGCACAGCTGTACAGAGTCCAAAAATTAGGTACTGAGCACGAAAAAGTAATCGCATGA
- the lpxK gene encoding tetraacyldisaccharide 4'-kinase codes for MLLNIDKLWYNKHPLRWILWPFAFSYGVITCLRRIYLSYFCQHQFPVPIIVVGNLTVGGVGKTPLVIALAKQLQSKGLRVGIVSRGYGATIKQFPHEISLDDTASLVGDEPLLIAKKTSCPVVIAPKRVQAVHYLLKNHQCQVILSDDGLQHYAMGRAIEIVVIDGLRRLGNGMCLPAGPLRESARRLQRSDLIVVNEGEWPNAYSMRLQPGKLTQLTTGQEVSTQSLPSPVAAIAAIGHPQRFFKTLQNMGLAIVKYSFPDHHPFQEKDLQLAAKAVVMTEKDAVKCQSFAQDSWYFLPVEAKLSDSFWQALWSHERLQGYI; via the coding sequence ATGTTACTTAATATCGATAAATTATGGTATAACAAACACCCTTTACGTTGGATATTATGGCCTTTTGCTTTCAGTTACGGGGTCATTACTTGTCTGCGCCGTATTTATTTATCGTATTTTTGTCAGCACCAATTTCCTGTTCCTATTATTGTGGTTGGCAATTTAACCGTAGGTGGTGTAGGGAAAACGCCCTTAGTGATTGCTTTGGCAAAACAACTCCAAAGTAAGGGACTGCGTGTAGGAATTGTCAGTCGTGGTTATGGTGCTACAATTAAACAATTTCCTCATGAAATTTCGCTTGATGATACAGCGAGCTTAGTAGGCGATGAGCCTCTGTTGATAGCTAAAAAAACAAGTTGTCCCGTAGTCATTGCCCCGAAGCGCGTGCAAGCAGTGCATTATTTGCTAAAGAACCACCAATGCCAGGTTATTCTTAGCGATGACGGTTTGCAACATTATGCTATGGGACGAGCCATTGAAATTGTAGTGATTGATGGATTGCGTCGATTAGGAAATGGTATGTGTTTACCGGCAGGGCCTTTGCGAGAAAGTGCCCGCCGTTTGCAAAGGAGTGATTTGATTGTTGTAAATGAAGGCGAATGGCCAAACGCTTACTCAATGCGTTTGCAGCCAGGTAAACTAACGCAACTTACTACTGGACAAGAAGTAAGTACTCAGAGTTTACCATCGCCTGTAGCAGCTATTGCAGCCATTGGCCATCCACAGCGATTTTTTAAAACATTGCAAAACATGGGATTGGCAATAGTAAAATATTCTTTTCCAGATCATCACCCTTTCCAGGAAAAAGATTTACAATTGGCAGCAAAAGCCGTGGTTATGACCGAAAAAGATGCGGTAAAATGTCAATCTTTTGCACAAGACTCTTGGTATTTTTTGCCTGTGGAGGCAAAGTTAAGCGACTCGTTTTGGCAGGCGCTATGGTCACATGAACGATTACAGGGTTACATTTGA